A DNA window from Daucus carota subsp. sativus chromosome 3, DH1 v3.0, whole genome shotgun sequence contains the following coding sequences:
- the LOC108211279 gene encoding GDP-mannose transporter GONST3 translates to MSDDVENPIGDAQKGSAATSTSPVIEFQATWYSSFLQHVSVYGIAAGYCLSASLLSIINKWAVMKFPYPGALTALQYFTSAAGVFILGSLKILEHDKLDLMTMWRFLPAAFIFYLSLFTNSELLLHANVDTFIVFRSAVPIFVAIGESLYLHQPWPSMKTWFSLATIFGGSVLYVMTDYQFTVMAYSWALAYLISMSIDFVYIKHVVMTIGLNTWGLVLYNNLEALLLFPLELLVMGELKKIKHEISDESDWHSFQVVLPVGLSCLFGLAISFFGFSCRKAISATGFTVLGIVNKLLTVVINLVIWDKHSTFVGTIGLLICMLGGVMYQQFSSTKPKAAKNVEVQEREEEQQKLLELQNSSENRDSEKQVTDLAEEN, encoded by the coding sequence ATGTCCGATGATGTGGAAAACCCCATTGGTGATGCCCAAAAAGGTTCAGCTGCTACTTCAACCTCCCCTGTCATTGAATTTCAAGCAACATGGTATAGTAGCTTTCTTCAGCATGTATCGGTCTATGGTATAGCTGCTGGGTACTGTCTGTCGGCATCACTGCTTTCCATTATCAATAAATGGGCTGTTATGAAATTTCCTTATCCTGGAGCATTGACTGCATTGCAGTACTTCACTAGTGCAGCTGGCGTTTTCATTTTAGGTTCGCTTAAGATTTTGGAGCACGATAAACTTGATCTAATGACAATGTGGCGGTTCCTACCAGCAGCATTTATATTCTATTTGTCTCTCTTCACAAACAGTGAGCTTCTTCTCCACGCCAATGTCGACACCTTCATTGTCTTCCGTTCAGCAGTTCCAATCTTTGTTGCAATAGGTGAATCCCTCTACTTGCACCAACCATGGCCGTCAATGAAGACATGGTTTTCACTGGCCACAATATTTGGTGGTAGTGTTCTCTATGTCATGACTGATTACCAATTCACCGTCATGGCTTATAGTTGGGCACTGGCCTATCTGATAAGCATGTCCATAGATTTTGTTTATATTAAGCATGTGGTTATGACAATTGGTTTAAACACATGGGGTCTTGTACTGTACAACAACCTCGAGGCTCTGCTATTGTTTCCGCTAGAGCTGCTAGTAATGGGAGAGTTAAAGAAGATAAAGCATGAAATATCGGATGAGTCAGATTGGCATTCCTTTCAAGTGGTTTTGCCCGTAGGCCTATCATGTTTGTTTGGTTTAGCGATTTCCTTCTTTGGTTTTTCTTGTCGGAAGGCAATTTCTGCAACAGGATTTACGGTTTTAGGAATAGTGAACAAGCTTCTGACAGTGGTAATAAATCTTGTTATCTGGGATAAACATTCTACATTTGTGGGAACAATAGGGCTTCTGATTTGCATGTTAGGTGGAGTTATGTATCAGCAGTTCAGTAGTACTAAGCCTAAAGCTGCCAAAAATGTTGAGGTACAAGAGAGGGAGGAGGAACAACAGAAGCTCCTTGAATTGCAAAACAGCTCAGAGAACAGAGACAGTGAGAAGCAAGTTACGGATTTGGCTGAGGAAAATTAA